The Vigna unguiculata cultivar IT97K-499-35 chromosome 1, ASM411807v1, whole genome shotgun sequence nucleotide sequence ttaaatatatcgAGAAAGTTTTAGACTCTTGTTTCTGGGATACAAAATACTAATAATCCTACTTTTTAGAGATATAgctgaatttttaatattactatataatatatactctCTATTTTAACCTacctttttattaataaaatatttattatttcctGGTATTCACACATTATACATATAATCATATAATcgtacaaaaaataattttttataccattaaaatttgtaattttgtaccaaagttatttctataattatttttaacacataaatataatttgtgaACACTTCTATTTATCTCATTCCTATCTTACAACATTTACACACACATATAATACAACACTTCTATTATTTATCTCATTcctattttacaatatttacaCACACATACAACAACTTTTATTACGCAACCCAATATACCATATTCATTATATTAacatcatatttaattattcctTCTCTATTCTTAtcaacacaaaaaaacaaaGAGGTAACAATTCAATCATGTTCCCTTACAATACAACTCATCACCAACCtgttttcaaataatatattttaactaaaagtttCCTAAATCACTCTGATATTTAGAACCacaatttcacaaaattaaaagttttaatcaacctcacatctcaaaccAGAATActttttagaatattttcttATCTTTCTCATACTTAGGTCAACATGCAACTACATATCATACccgaatatttaaatttaacaatataattttaaaatcttaaaggAATTTAGCTCCATTACCTTATAGAATacactttattattattcttcctCTACACAGCTCCACTACTTAGATATTATTATAGCTACACAATAAAAAGCTCAATCGATGATCAAGGCATGATTTTAGAATCACAGCAAGATAGAATTTCATCAAGAAAACAGAGAAATTACATGCAGTCCAGGAAAACTACTTGTATAAGAAAACATATTGGTTCTACAAAAATTGCATAACTTGAACTTTCCTTAGGATGAAATCGAATTATATGGAACCCTTCATACTAACTACTTCTATATGACATTGGATCTTCAAGAAGAATGTCAAATTTTTTAGGGAGAATGAAGAAGGATGGAAGAATCTAGTTCCCGGGAATTGAAATTGGAAGGAGTTTTCAAAACTATTTCTAACCTTTAActtcttaatataaaaaaattatatataatttttttttctaagttctCACACTTTAAACTTTGTCGCGAAATTAAAACTTATCGTTGTGTAAAACTTTGATAATTTTGGTCTCAAACATAACAAATATCGATATATTTATTCTAATCCAATTGCATTAAATCTTTATAGTTTGTCAAATGATGTTTTAAAAGCTTTGTCCGGACAAGCTCTGGCTCAAATGTTAGTtcaacgtaaaaaaaaaaacgttatgttaaaagtaattataccaatttatttttaaaatttgagatcaaaatgtatcaaattttGACACAGATATAAATTCCAACTATGTCCAAGTTTAAAACTTATAAACATATTTGTCCTTTATCAGAATAATGAAACAGAATAATCAAAGTTGTACttagaaattattaatattacttataaacatatttttttaatcaaatttcaaaaaggTATAAAATGCAGGCAAATCATAGAACTTAATAGTATCaccattgattttttttttgtttgatcaGCATCACAATTGATATACcatgattaaaacatttaaaatctattataaattttctatcatgactaaaacatttaaaatctattataatttttctatccTGACTAAAACATTATCACGTTTTTTATTAAGACTTACCTATACACCAATTAATACTAATTATGACTATTCACTAAGCTAACAACAAAGTAAATTACATAACTGATTAGATGCAATAAATTATTTACCTTACTTAAAAGGTAATTTGctttttgcaagaaaaataaatCCATATTAATAAACTTACAAATAGACGGGTTGAATTTCCGGACTTTGGTTTTaacaaaatatgttaaatagttataatataaaacaacaattttttaacaAGATTTGTGTTTGGACGCAactaaatagaaaaaacaataatatcaCTTTAATAACTTTCGCAATATTCCTTAcaaatcaaactaaaatatataaaaaaacaaacaaacttcCTGAATATAAGCAGCATTGAAATATCATGGAAAGTAAATGTTTAACAAACCATAACAATGAGCCCACTGATCtcgtatttatttatatatacttcttacatatttttgtattgttaTAACCACTCGTGATCATACACTATATTACGCACCTGCTGCTGATAAGCACACACGGTATAGCACAGAAATCTACAGAAACAATAACAGAGTTATTTATCCTCGTACTCAGTGAAATACCAGGATCTGGTTTCAGACTTTCAGAAGTTGAGGGTACCATTTTCAATCTTTCTCAATTAGGAATGACAATCTTTCTTTCGTTTTCTTTGCATTCTCTTTTGTTGAATGAACGATCAGACAACCCCTAGTATTGTTTCTGCTTTTCTGGTACACAGGTTTTATATTGCTCATGTTAAGAGTAGTTTTTATGTCATGCAACGTTGCTGGTATTCAAATTCTGtgaagaagataattttttttttcaagtctgaccttttcaaaatatcattttcttttccttgacGAAATAGTTCTTGTATTATCGATTATTTGAAAAACTTCTTGAGTATGGCCTTTACagtattcattttaaaagttCAGTATATTAATTATGTGAGTTATTAGatgattattatataatttgactAAAAGATTATCTTCTATATAAGAACATCTTAGAAGAAGTTATTTTTATGCTCCTTTTACGGAAAAATAAGttgtttttctgaaaaattGTTAACTatagttatttttgttactaatttatttgttttagtttcatcataaaaactgatttttttttattatatccaaacgaaattaattattttgacacAAACTTGTAACAAACCAGCTTAAAAATACTGATTTTCGATTGTAATAATAGTTAATTAGTTAtcttatatataattgtaaaaaatgaTCATTAGAATAATCCAATTTCACTATCTAAACACgtcttaattaaattattgttgttattttgaGAGTGGTGTATTTATTAATCTGATGAGATGAAAGAACATCACTAAACAAAGCTTAATCTAAGTTTTATCCGGTGAATGGTCGTTTCCTTCATTTtcctttgttttctttctttctgtgGTGGTTGGTCACGAGATGAAGTTTTTTTAACTGCCTGGACCATTCAACTGTTCTAAGAAAATCAGCAACTTCAACGAAGAATGTAGTTTTGCAGAATTTTGATACGAATTTATGAACACAAGACGTTATTGTCTAAAAAAAAATGTCGTGTTATGAATTACAGTGGGATAGGCCCACTGCAAGTGTTCATGGTATGGACGTGGACGCTTCATCAACCTTCGCTTTGCGCACTTTCGGAAAACACGCATTGCAATTTTTCTATATGCTTTTTGGTGCTCTACGTTTCTCAGTGTTTACAGTTTCATAATTGTTGTAAAATATCTTACTGGGTCCCGGAGCTTAATGTGAAGCTTTAAAAGGACAACCGCACGAGAACTTGGTCGACAAAATCTTTTCACTGAGCTTTTTAGCTGAGCTCCAACCTCACTGTGGTTCTGCAACTTTTTATTACTGCTTTCAGAGTTTTTTGTCCTTGACTTGGAGGTGTGTGATAGGACCCTTTTGGGGTGGCTAAACTTTCTGAGTTGTTGTTAATCATTTTGTATCACAACTTTGTTCCACAGGTGGAGTGTATAGCAGTCACTGATGTCTGATATGATGAGGCAGGGGAATGATGTCCTGCATGATGAAGAGCTTAAACATGATGAGACAACGGCACCAGAGAGCACCACAAACggggaaaagaaagaaaagagacaACAAAAGGCAAAGGCTGAAAGGGTTCCATATCACAGGCTGTTCTTATTTGCAGACTCCACTGACATCATTTTGATGGTTGTTGGCACCATTGGAGCCATTGGAAATGGCCTTGGGATGCCTCTCATGGCATTTCTTTTCGGGGAACTCATTGATAGTTTTGGCAATAACCAGTTTAGCCCCAACGTTGTCAAACAAGTTTCCAAGGTGAAATCTTTGAACCAACTCAACTTAGTGATGTACTACAATTCTTACTACTAAAATGAACTTGGTATAGATAAATTACCTTGGGTTTATTTCATGAATTTATGGGTGAGAGAGTCCTGATATCACATATGAAATAACtttattaacaatatatttGGTCACTTGTCAAAATTGCAGGTTTGCTTGAGATTTGTGTACTTAGGAATAGGTACCGGCGTGGCTGCTTTCCTCCGTAAGTATATCATGTTAGTTAAGATCATTGCAGTTTTTGTTACCTCAATATCTTATAATCTGTTtacatgaaaacaaaaaaaatagacacTGAGCTGAAACAACAATTTTCGTTTTTCAGAGGTGACTTGCTGGACGGTCACAGGGGAAAGACAGGCTACAAGAATAAGGGGCTTGTATTTGAAAGCTATACTAAGACAGGATATTGCTTTCTTTGATAAGGAAACTAACACTGGAGAGGTGATAGGGAGAATGTCAGGTGACACTGTTCTCATACAAGATGCTATGGGTGAGAAGGTATTAGTACTACAACTATATGTTGCAACAATTGCTCAAAGCAGTTGATTGTAAAGTAGGAGTGAAAGCTACCTCAAATTTTGTTGATTTGATGCTGCTCTTTTTATGGTGGTCATTTACTGAAGTCCTTGTTGCTTAAATAGGTTGGGAGATTTCTGCAGCTAGTAGCAACCTTTTTTGGGGGCTTTGTGATTGCATTTATCAAAGGGTGGCTTCTAACTGTTGTCATGTTATCCGTTGTTCCGCTTGTTGCTGCTGCTGCCGCTGCTATGGCCCTTATCATAGGAATGATGGCAAGCAGAGGCCAAAACGCGTATGCGAAAGCTTCACAAGTAGTTGAAGAAACAATAGGTTCAATAAGAACTGTATGTTGTTGAGTCTGAAGTTTCTCTACGAAATTCTGTAACTTCTCATGATGCTTATCTCTGGCAGTGCTAtgatattcattattttgtttaactGTGTATACTTTCAGGTTGCATCCTTTACAGGGGAAAAGCAAGCAGTGTCCACTTACAAGAAATTTCTTGCAGATGCTTATAAATCAGGAGTTCATGAAGGTTTAGTAGGTGGAATAGGTTTTGCCATGGTTTTGTTCGTTATGTTCTGTGGTTATGGCTTGTCTGTATGGTTTGGCGCAAAAATGATAATGGAAAGAGGATATGGTGCGGGTGCGGTGGTTAATGTGTTTGTTGCTGTGTTAAATGCTTCCATGTAAGTAGATCTCTacctttatatataatatatttcatgCATGCCTCAACTCATttgcataaaattttatactggTATATGTGTCCCAGGTCTCTGGGTCAGGCATCTCCTTCTATGAATGCTTTTGCTGAAGGTCAAGCAGCAGCTTATAAAATGTTTCAGACAATAGAGAGAAAGCCAGAGATAGATGCTTATGACACAAATGGAAAAAGGCTAGAGGATATTCATGGTGAAATCCATTTGAGGGATGTTTATTTCAGCTATCCCGCGAGACCTGAGGAGTTGATATTCAATGGATTCTCTCTTCATATAGCTAGTGGCACCACAGCAGCTTTAGTAGGACAAAGTGGAAGTGGGAAATCTACAGTTATCAGTTTAATTGAAAGATTCTACGATCCACAGGCTGGTGAAGTTCTTATCGATGGCACTaatgtgaaagaatttgagCTCAGGTGGATCAGAGGAAAAATTGGCCTTGTCAGTCAGGAGCCAGTGTTATTTGCATCTAGCATTAAGGATAATATTGCGTATGGAAAAGATGGAGCAACAGTTGAAGAGATAAGAGGTGCAGCTGAACTTGCAAATGCTGCTAAATTCATTGACAAACTGCCACGGGTTTTAGATTCTAGCCATTTCTACTATTTCAAAGTTATTTTATGATCTGTGATCCTGCAATTTGATATGTTACATTTacgttttttaatttctttgttcagGGATTGGACACAATGGTTGGTGAGAATGGAACTCAATTATCCGGTGGACAGAAGCAGCGCATTGCAATTGCAAGAGCAATTCTGAAAGATCCAAGAATTTTACTTTTAGATGAAGCAACAAGTGCACTTGACGCGGAGTCAGAAAGAATAGTGCAAGAAGCTCTAGACAGAATCATGGTCAACAGAACTACTGTCATTGTCGCACATCGCCTGAGAACGGTGAGAAATGCTGATATGATTGCAGTAATTCATAGAGGGAAAATGGTTGAACAAGGTACGAAACAAGTCTAGCCAAGACTTGCTTTCTTTCATTGAAAAACTGTTTAATATCTTATCATTGTTATCATCACCATATATATGAAACAAAGTAACTACTATAGGGATGATGATTATAGAAGAAATATAAGGAATCCTTTAGTATCAAGACCGATCCTAGAACATGACCAAGCTGCAGATAGAAATTGGGTTTTAAATTATCACACTTTTGTTTTTCTGCATATCTCTCTATAATTTGTGGTTATTATTCAGGAAGACACGAAGAATTAACCAAGGATCCTGAGGGAGCATACTCTCAACTTATACGTTTACAAGAAGGAAACCAGGCACCAGAAGAAACAAGAGACAGCCACAACAAGAGGGAACTTTCCTCGGAATCCTTTAAAAAGTTGAGTCAAAGGCTGTCATTTCGAAGATCAGGATCATCTGTGGGGAACAGTAGCCGCCACTCCTTTTCAGTTTCATTTGGTTTGCCTACAGCAATTAGCATCCCTGATCCAGGCCTTGAAAACTCACAGCCTCAAGAAAAATCGCCAGAAATTTCACTCTGGCGCCTTGCTTCCCTCAATAAGTCCGAGATTCCAGTGCTTCTGATTGGATGTGTAGCTGCAGTAGCAAATGGTGTTATATATCCAATATTTGGCGTGTTGCTCTCCAGAATtatcaaaacattttttaagcCTTTTCCTGAGATGAAAACGGATTCCCAGTTTTGGGCACTCATGTTTGTGAGCCTTGGAATTGCATCTTTAATAGCAATTCCAGCCAGAAGTTACTTTTTCTCTGTGGCTGGTACTAAGTTAATCCGACGAATCAGGCTCATTTGTTTTGAGAAGGTGATCAACATGGAAGTTGGGTGGTTTGATGAGCCTGAGCACTCTAGTGGTGCAATTGGTGCAAGGCTCTCAGCAGATGCTGCATCAGTGCGCGCCCTTGTTGGTGATGCTCTAGGACTATTGGTTCAAAATATAGCCACAGCATTGACAGGTGTGATCATTGCTTTTGTTGCGAGCTGGCAATTAGCGTttattgttcttgttttggttcCCCTTATTGGAATGAATGGCTATATCCaaatgaaattcatgaaggGATCCAGCACAGATGCAAAGGTGAAGTAATTTTCCATGTTTATACAATGCTACTTTAATAATTgctttatttagattttttaactGAGTGTAAGTATTGCAGATGATGTATGAGGAAGCAAGCCAAGTTGCTAATGATGCAGTTGGAAGCATAAGAACAGTAGCTTCTTTCTGTGCAGAGGAGAAAGTTATGGAACTATACAGGCAAAAATGTGAAGGTCCCATGAAAACAGGGATTCGACAAGGCTTGATAAGTGGAACAAGTTTTGgtctttcatttttcttgctCTTCAGTGTCTATGCAACCAATTTCTATGCTGGAGCCAGACTTGTGGAAGCTGGCAAGGCATCATTCACAGATGTTTTTCTGGTACTAACAACTTTTTAACATTTGTCCAACATTAATTGAGGTGACGAAATGTTACATTTTCTTCGTGAAATGTTTTGCAGGTTTTCTTTGCTTTAACTATGTCATCGGTTGGAATTTCCCAATCAAGCTCCCTTGCTCCTGATTCTAACAAAGCCAAGATAGCAACTGCTTCCATATTTGGAATAATTGACAGGAAATCGAAGATAGACCCTAGTGATGAGGTCGGTAGCACACTGGATAATGTAAAAGGAGAAATACAGATTCGTCATGTAAGTTTTAGGTATCCATCAAGGCCAGATATACAAATTTTTCGAGACTTAAACTTGACCATCCATTCAGGCAAGGTAAAGGTTAATGATAGTATTTGTTTGTTGTTATATTAAACTCAATTTGGCTTCACCAAGCATCTGAAAATGCATGTTGCATCTTATTGTTTGATGTTCCAGACTTTGGCTATTGTTGGTGAAAGTGGGAGTGGAAAATCCACGGTGATTGCGTTGTTACAGAGATTCTATGATCCTGATTCTGGTCAAATTACAATTGATGGGGTAGAAATTCAGAATTTAAAACTCAGGTGGTTAAGGCAGCAAATGGGACTTGTAAGCCAAGAGCCAGTTTTGTTCAATGACACCATCCGTGCCAATGTTGCATATGGAAAGGAAGGTAACGCTAATGAAGCAGAAGTCATAACCGCTGCGAAATTGGCcaatgcacatggctttattaGTGGCTTACAACAGGTAAAACCTAAAACCACTACTATGTATTTTTGTGAGcctcattattttcttttagctACTAAAGTTTCATTTCAAGTGTTGTCGTCTTCAGTGAACTGTTGACATAGCCAGATGTGGTTAGCGTTTAAcatgtgtgttttgtgtttttccTGTTAAAAGGGTTATGATACAGTAGTGGGAGAAAGGGGAATCCAACTGTCTGGTGGGCAGAAGCAAAGGGTGGCCATTGCACGTGCTATGATTAAAAGTCCAAAGATTGTGCTACTTGATGAGGCCACAAGTGCACTAGACGCTGAGTCAGAGAGAGTTGTTCAAGATGCCTTAGATAAAGTGATGGTGAGCAGGACCACTGTGGTTGTGGCTCATCGTTTATCCACAATAAAAAATGCAGATGTGATTGCAGTGGTAAAAAATGGCATTATAGTGGAGAAAGGAAGACATGAAACGCTTGTTAACATCAAGGATGGGTTTTATGCTTCCTTGGTCCAACTTCATACAAGTTCTACAACACCATgatatttcttctttcactttTCCGGAAAGGTTCTCCTTCTTTCCACATTAGTCTTGTGAAGTTCAATAAAAGTGGTggaaataaacatatattagcTTCACTTTCCGTAGAAAAAAGCcactccttttctttgttagtgcAAATGAACAGGAATGAATTGACAGTCAAGAAGTAGAAAAGGACGAAATTGTACGTAAACATAACAGCTTGTTGGAGATATAACAACTTTTACTAGTAAGAACGTAATACATGATAAACAAGTGAATTTGTCATTTTGGCGACTGGCTATCAAATTTTGTCTGTTGACAGTGGTGAACTAGTCTTGTTTCAATACTTGTCAGTTGAAAAATCTATCGATTTTTTCCAACCACACCTATTAACCTCTATAGTTTTAAAACTTACAAATAATACAATCATTGAGagtaaagatattttaattaaactatttcaattaataatttatttattatcgtTCGGTGTAAAAAAGTCTCATATCAGTTATTTTCAAATTGAGGGAGTAGTATAAATAGTCAGGTCGTTCAATTCATAAAGTCAAGGTAGCTTTAGGTCATATAAACTGAGAAAGCGTCAATTAAAACAATTGGATTCAATTTCACTCGTATTAGAATAACTGAATTCAACATCACTTGTATTGGAAACATCATATTTCCcccatttttccttttttattattaaacttattgatatttttgtttgaagtgTAAAATAatcagaaaaagaaatgaatgcAGCAGATAAGTAATTCCGAGGTCATTACGTTCTAGGCTTTAGGTGCCACTCTAGTGGTGGTTTCCGTCGTACTAAAAATATGCATGAGGgctataaaaaggaaaataaagaccACATACGAAAAGATAAATCACGAAAAATCTTTGAATATATGTATCAAATTACAGGTCGTCGTCACTTTCGTCACTGTATGAAACAAGGCCAGTTAGGGCAACTTCACGCGACTTGTTAGCTTCGCTATTCAATGCCTGTACTGGTTCCAAAGACTTACTCTTATCATTCGGAGGAGTGTTTCCTGCTTTTGAAATTTCCTCAGTATTTTCTTCATCCAATCTGGCTTTTTTAGCTTGGGGTTTGACTTTTATAATCATGCCTAATGGACGAGAGACTGGATTCTTCTTTACAGCAGATTTTTGTTCCTGCGAGAGAAAACAGGGTGGTGAAAAGCATGAAAATAGCAACATCTGCAACAcgcatgatttttattttagtttttcaaaactGAATAAATTGTTgcaataaaactaataaattaaataccTCTTCAAAGATTGGCAATTGAAAGATAAGCTGAAGAACAAATTGAAGCAAATCTAGCTCTTAGACGAGCTAAAAAACGAGTAGAGGCTATCAATGTGATTTCATAACAATCAAATTATGATTTCTCGGGCTTTTAATCCTACTATAACAGTGTGTCCCCAAACAATTTCTTGAGCAAGTGTAACCcatcattattctttttttttacaaataagtCCCTCTATTAAtagtattttttcttcttcaacctATCGAGGTCATCGCCTCCTGAGTAGTCTATCGTTCAAAGAACTTCTTCAGTATATGATAGAGCTCAATATTGGTCTATTGTGTAAATATGTTATTGTAGGAATCAGGAAATCAGTTGCAACATTATTGCGTGGAAATGAAACAGTATTATCAAACCCTCACAAAAAATGGTAGCAACACATGAAAGTCACCAACTAACCTGGACGACAGGTAAAGGGTTGTTTTCCTTAATTTCATGCACAATGTTGGACTGTGCTGCCACTGCTGCCTGAAATCAACATACAAGAGCAACATGGTTAGAAACATTGACCAAATAATAGGCACATGTTTACACTTAAGCAAGGGCAAGTGtatcaaataaagagaaaatcaaataaaaagtacAAGGAACTtgcattttcaatttaaataaatttaaaagcaaCTTTCTCATACAGTAACTGTAATGACTTAACCTGAAAGCTTCGGATTTGTTGGGCTTCCTCATCTGCCACTTGCCGTTCATATTCTCGTCTTGTCTGAATGGCGgatgaaaatttatattacaaacAAGAACAATCGCTAGAATAAACTTTGCTACAACTTGTTCATGCATCTCTTTTGTTCTCCATGATGTTAAATGTCATCAAATTGTTTCCAAACTATATAAAATAGCTGTCTTGCCTGATGTCTTACCACCATTGAGGCAAAGAACACACATATCTAAAATACTATGGTTTACACTTCCGGGACCCATGATATGGAAAATTCATGAAACAAAACCTGTAGAAAGAGATCCAGAACTCACTGCTTCATAATTATCGAGAAACTCAGTTTCATCTTCGTCTAAAGCTTTAGGTGGTCCTGTGATAATTAGACAGGTAAAATTCAAACCAGGATACCTACCAACAAAACTCTGAACATAACATAACTCAAACAAACTATGCTCGTCTCAAAAGGACCAACACCAAATAAACATGGAAGAATTAACAGGTTCCGTCTCACAAGCTGCCTTGGCAGTTCGCATCACAACACAATATCAAATTCATTTactgtaaaaaaataaaaagtaaaaagttcCTTGGTACTCCTAGGTCCAAAGGTGAAGGCCAAATATCATGATTACAAATCACAGAACGATGGTTGAATACTCACTGTGCTTGAACCTTTCATTGAATTCTGCATCCTTTTTATCCTTGTTCTCCTTCAGAATCTGCACTTCAAAGCTTCACGAGTCAGTAATTCCCTCACAATCAATTCTACGCATTTTCTCAGAAAACCCTAACTCAATTCCTTACTGAGAATTACAATGCAAATTTTGCTTAACAAGAAATGAGAAAACGAACATCGTAGAGAGGTCTATCTCTCTGGGCAGTGCCGTCCTCAACTCGTTCACCCCTTGTTCTTTTCGCTTCAACCAACTGTTCCAACACAGTATATTGAACAACGATacaagaaatcaataattgcTGATGAAAACTTCAATAATCATGCACAAATCGTGTATTCGAGATTGAAGAAGAGCCTGAGACTTAGAGTGGTGGTTTACTTGCTCTTCAGAGACAAATTTCATAATCCTGATAGGAGGATCCTTGGTTTCTTCCATGGCTTCAAGATTTGCGAACTGCAACCAAACCTCAATttcgaaaagaaaaaacagagtAAGTAGGGTGAATTTCTTTCTCCACCGCCATAAACTCTTTCCGCACCCCCTCCCCggtaaatataaaaagatcCCGTTATCTTTCTTTCGATGGTATAATCCAAAACACTAATTAATGGTACATGATAGAATATATGCccatatatttcatttaaataagaCATTAGTCTTTACATGATTTATCTGGTTTAGTGGCATGGTTGTCAATGAAAAATAcacttcttatatatataataatgttaataatgaTGAAGTGAGTAGTTTTAATTTGTGCAAACACTTAACGAGGTGCATTTATATATAAGATTGTTTTAACAAcgattttattataattagataTT carries:
- the LOC114164413 gene encoding ABC transporter B family member 11 → MSDMMRQGNDVLHDEELKHDETTAPESTTNGEKKEKRQQKAKAERVPYHRLFLFADSTDIILMVVGTIGAIGNGLGMPLMAFLFGELIDSFGNNQFSPNVVKQVSKVCLRFVYLGIGTGVAAFLQVTCWTVTGERQATRIRGLYLKAILRQDIAFFDKETNTGEVIGRMSGDTVLIQDAMGEKVGRFLQLVATFFGGFVIAFIKGWLLTVVMLSVVPLVAAAAAAMALIIGMMASRGQNAYAKASQVVEETIGSIRTVASFTGEKQAVSTYKKFLADAYKSGVHEGLVGGIGFAMVLFVMFCGYGLSVWFGAKMIMERGYGAGAVVNVFVAVLNASMSLGQASPSMNAFAEGQAAAYKMFQTIERKPEIDAYDTNGKRLEDIHGEIHLRDVYFSYPARPEELIFNGFSLHIASGTTAALVGQSGSGKSTVISLIERFYDPQAGEVLIDGTNVKEFELRWIRGKIGLVSQEPVLFASSIKDNIAYGKDGATVEEIRGAAELANAAKFIDKLPRGLDTMVGENGTQLSGGQKQRIAIARAILKDPRILLLDEATSALDAESERIVQEALDRIMVNRTTVIVAHRLRTVRNADMIAVIHRGKMVEQGRHEELTKDPEGAYSQLIRLQEGNQAPEETRDSHNKRELSSESFKKLSQRLSFRRSGSSVGNSSRHSFSVSFGLPTAISIPDPGLENSQPQEKSPEISLWRLASLNKSEIPVLLIGCVAAVANGVIYPIFGVLLSRIIKTFFKPFPEMKTDSQFWALMFVSLGIASLIAIPARSYFFSVAGTKLIRRIRLICFEKVINMEVGWFDEPEHSSGAIGARLSADAASVRALVGDALGLLVQNIATALTGVIIAFVASWQLAFIVLVLVPLIGMNGYIQMKFMKGSSTDAKMMYEEASQVANDAVGSIRTVASFCAEEKVMELYRQKCEGPMKTGIRQGLISGTSFGLSFFLLFSVYATNFYAGARLVEAGKASFTDVFLVFFALTMSSVGISQSSSLAPDSNKAKIATASIFGIIDRKSKIDPSDEVGSTLDNVKGEIQIRHVSFRYPSRPDIQIFRDLNLTIHSGKTLAIVGESGSGKSTVIALLQRFYDPDSGQITIDGVEIQNLKLRWLRQQMGLVSQEPVLFNDTIRANVAYGKEGNANEAEVITAAKLANAHGFISGLQQGYDTVVGERGIQLSGGQKQRVAIARAMIKSPKIVLLDEATSALDAESERVVQDALDKVMVSRTTVVVAHRLSTIKNADVIAVVKNGIIVEKGRHETLVNIKDGFYASLVQLHTSSTTP
- the LOC114176566 gene encoding PSME3-interacting protein, which encodes MEETKDPPIRIMKFVSEEQLVEAKRTRGERVEDGTAQRDRPLYDILKENKDKKDAEFNERFKHRPPKALDEDETEFLDNYEATRREYERQVADEEAQQIRSFQAAVAAQSNIVHEIKENNPLPVVQEQKSAVKKNPVSRPLGMIIKVKPQAKKARLDEENTEEISKAGNTPPNDKSKSLEPVQALNSEANKSREVALTGLVSYSDESDDDL